From Deferribacterota bacterium:
AAATTATTTAAAATAAGGAGGTTCATTATGGATTTAAACAGAGAAGAGGCTTTTAAATTATTGAGTGAATATACACAATCTGATTCGTTGATCAAACATGCTTTAGCGGTTGAGGCAGCTATGAGGGAATATGCCAAGAAGTTTAATGAAGACGTGGATTTATGGGGGATAACAGGACTACTACACGATTTTGATTATGAGAGGTATCCTTCAAAGGAAGAACATCCCTACAAGGGAGCAGAGATATTAAGGCAAATTGGCTATCCTGAGGAAGTAGTTAGGGCTATTTTGGGGCATGCTGATTACACTGGTGTTGAAAGGGATACACTTATGGCTAAGACATTATTTGCTGTTGATGAATTAACGGGTTTAATAATTGCTTGTGCATATGTAAATCCAGAGAGAAAGATTTCTAATGTAAAGGTAAAAAGTGTGAAAAAAAAGCTAAAAGATAAAGCTTTTGCAAGGAGTGTAAACAGAGAAGATATATACAAAGGTGTTGATGAGCTTGGTGTTAATCTAGAGGAGCATATATCCTTAATAATAAATGCCCTTTCTAAGATATCTGATAAATTAAATTTATAGGCTTTTAAATTATATAATTAATTATTTTTGGGTAGCTTTTCTACATAAATTGAAGTAGAGGGAAAAGCAAAGGAAGCATTTTCATCTTCTATAATTTTCATTATTTTCAGGTTAACATCTTCTTTTATTTTTAGATATTCAGACCACACTGCTGTTGTTGTAAAGCAATATATAAAAACATTAAGTGAGGAGGCACCAAAATCTGTAAAATTTACCATTAGGGGATCCTCTTTTATATATTTATGATTTATGAGCATATCCCTAATTTTATTAACAATATTCTCAATTTGTGACCTGTTTGTTGAATAGGTTAGGCCTATATTAAAGTTTATTCTTCTGTTTTCCCTTCTAGACCAATTAGTAATTGAGTCATTTGCTAGTTTTGAATTTGGGATAGCTACAAGGGCCTTTGCAAAAGTTCTAATTTTAGTACTTCTAAAACCTATTTCTTCTACTATACCCTCTGCATCTGAACAGACTATCCAATCGCCAATCTTAAAGGGTTTGTCAAGTAAAACCATAACGCTACCAAAGAAATTGGCTAGTGTGTCTTTTGCTGCTAGGGCTATTGCAAGGCCCCCAATACCAAGTCCAGTGATAATTGCGCCTATATCGTAACCCCATTCCTGGATAATAAAGGTTATTGCAAAGCATATAATTGTGGCTTTTATAAATTTATTGATAAAAGGAATTAAGGATGTTGCCATATCAAGCTTTCTCTCAATAAATACTTTATAAAGCATTGTATTAAGAAGGCTTTCTCCCCTGTAGAGTGTCCAAAAGACAACAAAGATAATGAAACTACGAATTATATGACCAATTAGATCATTTGCCTCAGCTGGGAGAGATAAAACTGAGAAAGCAAAATA
This genomic window contains:
- a CDS encoding HDIG domain-containing protein; protein product: MDLNREEAFKLLSEYTQSDSLIKHALAVEAAMREYAKKFNEDVDLWGITGLLHDFDYERYPSKEEHPYKGAEILRQIGYPEEVVRAILGHADYTGVERDTLMAKTLFAVDELTGLIIACAYVNPERKISNVKVKSVKKKLKDKAFARSVNREDIYKGVDELGVNLEEHISLIINALSKISDKLNL
- a CDS encoding mechanosensitive ion channel family protein produces the protein MNIVEQLKSILDYSIFNLTVYELSLFFLVLFIFLFFKKIFTNSILLILKKLAERTKTDIDDKLLNILERPIKFLFVTIGLYFAFSVLSLPAEANDLIGHIIRSFIIFVVFWTLYRGESLLNTMLYKVFIERKLDMATSLIPFINKFIKATIICFAITFIIQEWGYDIGAIITGLGIGGLAIALAAKDTLANFFGSVMVLLDKPFKIGDWIVCSDAEGIVEEIGFRSTKIRTFAKALVAIPNSKLANDSITNWSRRENRRINFNIGLTYSTNRSQIENIVNKIRDMLINHKYIKEDPLMVNFTDFGASSLNVFIYCFTTTAVWSEYLKIKEDVNLKIMKIIEDENASFAFPSTSIYVEKLPKNN